A single window of uncultured Ilyobacter sp. DNA harbors:
- a CDS encoding Rad52/Rad22 family DNA repair protein, protein MKNKSVEQIMAELRVPFKDSELEYRVGATNRDKTMGLALAYVEARAIQNRLDNVIGVNNWRMSYKEIDGGFICTLSLRIEGEWISKEDGAQITEFESIKGGISSAFKRVASSGWGLGRYLYDLKNNWFPIEKKGNGYYFKVKPIISGNERIVPEEKPEIKPVSVRTAVNPLKPSKNSYKPFRLTFGKYKGLALEELYVKDRGYFMWLVKNGKSTDVVKACREFVERFA, encoded by the coding sequence ATGAAAAATAAGTCAGTTGAGCAAATAATGGCAGAGTTGAGAGTACCTTTTAAAGATAGCGAGTTAGAGTACAGAGTGGGTGCAACAAATAGAGATAAAACTATGGGCCTAGCACTCGCCTATGTAGAAGCCAGAGCCATACAGAACAGACTTGACAATGTTATTGGTGTCAATAACTGGAGAATGTCATATAAAGAAATTGACGGAGGTTTTATTTGCACTCTCTCACTTAGAATAGAAGGTGAGTGGATCTCCAAGGAAGACGGTGCACAGATAACAGAGTTTGAAAGTATCAAGGGAGGTATCTCGTCGGCATTTAAACGTGTGGCATCCTCAGGATGGGGCCTCGGCAGATATCTTTATGACCTGAAGAACAACTGGTTTCCTATAGAGAAAAAGGGGAATGGCTATTATTTCAAAGTTAAGCCGATAATCTCTGGAAATGAAAGAATTGTTCCAGAGGAAAAACCGGAGATAAAACCTGTTTCTGTGAGAACTGCCGTCAATCCTCTCAAACCTTCCAAAAATTCCTATAAACCTTTTAGACTTACCTTTGGAAAATACAAAGGCTTGGCTCTTGAAGAACTCTACGTTAAAGACAGAGGTTACTTCATGTGGTTGGTAAAAAACGGAAAATCTACTGATGTAGTGAAAGCCTGTAGAGAATTCGTTGAGAGATTTGCTTAA